Proteins from a single region of Murdochiella vaginalis:
- a CDS encoding bifunctional 2-keto-4-hydroxyglutarate aldolase/2-keto-3-deoxy-6-phosphogluconate aldolase: MNKFQMMQYLYEEKLVAVIRGNNEEQVIETAKAVVAGGIHFLEITFTVPNAQIIIGKLNGMFPCDSSVVVGAGTCLDAETARIAILAGAKFVVSPHFDPDIMKICNSYCVPVFPGSTDVTGIKECLSYGAEVVKLFPGEIMGIHAIKAFKGPLPHAEFMPTGGVNVDNVIEWLKGGAFAVGVGGSLTGAAKNGEYTKVTEMAKQFVEQVHKFKSQQGA; the protein is encoded by the coding sequence ATGAATAAGTTTCAAATGATGCAATACTTATATGAAGAAAAACTTGTCGCCGTAATACGCGGGAATAATGAAGAACAGGTGATTGAAACTGCAAAAGCAGTAGTTGCTGGAGGAATCCATTTTTTAGAGATTACCTTTACTGTGCCTAATGCTCAAATTATTATTGGCAAACTAAATGGGATGTTTCCATGTGATTCCAGCGTAGTTGTTGGTGCAGGAACCTGCTTAGATGCTGAAACCGCCCGCATTGCTATTTTAGCCGGAGCAAAGTTTGTAGTATCTCCTCATTTTGACCCTGATATAATGAAAATTTGTAACTCATATTGTGTTCCGGTTTTCCCAGGGTCAACAGATGTAACAGGTATTAAAGAATGCTTATCCTATGGTGCAGAAGTGGTAAAACTCTTTCCCGGTGAAATCATGGGAATCCATGCTATTAAGGCTTTTAAGGGCCCACTCCCCCATGCAGAATTCATGCCTACAGGTGGTGTAAACGTAGATAATGTCATTGAATGGCTCAAGGGGGGTGCTTTTGCCGTTGGTGTTGGAGGAAGCCTGACTGGTGCTGCAAAAAATGGAGAGTATACTAAGGTCACTGAAATGGCCAAACAATTTGTAGAACAGGTTCACAAATTTAAAAGCCAGCAGGGTGCTTAG
- a CDS encoding acyltransferase family protein — translation MKDNQTQRKEINQLAPTSRNISYDLLRICAAGMVVLLHVSVSCFYELSPGSASWFAMNCYDSMVRSSDPLFFMLSGVFLLKRTFP, via the coding sequence ATGAAGGATAATCAAACTCAAAGGAAAGAAATCAATCAACTGGCTCCCACGAGCCGGAATATCTCCTATGATTTATTGCGTATCTGCGCAGCAGGAATGGTGGTCTTGCTCCATGTTTCCGTCTCTTGTTTTTATGAGCTTTCTCCCGGATCTGCTTCCTGGTTCGCCATGAATTGCTATGATAGCATGGTCCGGTCTTCCGACCCCCTCTTCTTCATGTTAAGCGGCGTCTTTCTGTTGAAAAGGACCTTCCCCTAA
- the guaA gene encoding glutamine-hydrolyzing GMP synthase has translation MLQTETLRQEKILILDFGGQYKQLIGRRVREEHVYCEIKPCTTPLSVIQEGHYSGLILTGGPDSVYDPQSLQADEGILSLGIPILGICYGAQWIAHHTAGKVAKAGVAEYGKTETTFDLSSPLFQEMPETSVVWMSHGDQIHALGEGFSAIAHSANCPVAAFGDDRRRLYGMQFHPEVEHTVFGKQLLHNFLYAICGVTGQWKMSTFVSQTISHLQETLAGKKALCAFSGGVDSSVAALLVHKAIGKDLTCVFVDHGLLRKDEADTVERVFKEEFGLNLIRVDASERFLRLLDGVTDPEKKRKIIGEQFIRVFEEEAEKIGAVDVLVQGTIYPDVIESGVGGAVIKSHHNVGGLPKNVRFQELVEPLCDLFKDEVRAVGTELGIAEDLVWRQPFPGPGLAVRILGNITRERIRIVQDADAIWREEIKNAGLHRTIGQYFAVLTDIATVGVMGDHRTYDCVLGLRAVTTNDFMTAEWARIPYDVLDRASNRIVNEVDGVSRVVYDITGKPPATIEWE, from the coding sequence ATGCTTCAAACAGAAACGCTTCGGCAGGAAAAAATCCTGATTTTGGATTTTGGCGGACAATATAAACAGCTCATCGGTCGTCGGGTGCGGGAAGAACACGTCTATTGTGAGATTAAGCCTTGTACGACACCGCTTTCCGTTATTCAGGAAGGGCATTATTCCGGCCTGATTTTGACAGGCGGCCCGGATTCGGTCTATGATCCGCAATCGCTTCAGGCGGATGAAGGGATCCTGTCGCTGGGCATTCCCATCCTCGGCATTTGCTACGGTGCGCAGTGGATCGCGCATCATACAGCGGGAAAAGTTGCTAAAGCCGGTGTTGCCGAATACGGTAAAACAGAGACGACCTTCGACCTTTCCTCGCCTCTCTTTCAGGAGATGCCGGAAACTTCCGTCGTGTGGATGAGCCATGGCGATCAGATTCACGCTTTGGGCGAAGGCTTTTCCGCCATTGCGCATTCCGCGAATTGTCCGGTGGCCGCCTTCGGCGATGACCGCCGCCGTCTCTACGGTATGCAATTTCATCCCGAAGTGGAGCATACGGTCTTCGGCAAGCAATTGCTTCACAACTTTCTCTATGCCATCTGCGGCGTGACGGGACAGTGGAAGATGTCCACCTTCGTTTCGCAGACCATTTCGCATTTGCAAGAAACGTTGGCGGGGAAGAAAGCGCTTTGCGCCTTTTCCGGCGGCGTGGATTCATCCGTGGCGGCACTTCTCGTGCACAAAGCCATCGGCAAGGATCTGACCTGCGTTTTCGTGGATCATGGCCTTTTGCGCAAGGATGAGGCGGATACGGTTGAGCGCGTATTTAAGGAAGAATTCGGTCTCAATCTGATTCGCGTGGATGCTTCGGAACGCTTTTTGCGTCTGCTGGACGGAGTCACCGATCCGGAAAAGAAGCGCAAAATCATCGGCGAGCAGTTTATCCGTGTCTTTGAAGAAGAGGCGGAAAAAATCGGCGCGGTGGATGTCCTTGTTCAGGGCACGATCTATCCGGACGTCATTGAGTCCGGAGTGGGCGGCGCCGTCATCAAATCGCACCACAATGTCGGCGGCTTGCCGAAAAATGTTCGTTTTCAGGAGCTCGTAGAACCCTTATGCGATCTCTTCAAGGATGAAGTGCGCGCTGTCGGCACCGAACTTGGCATCGCCGAGGATCTCGTCTGGCGTCAGCCGTTCCCGGGTCCCGGACTTGCTGTGCGTATTCTGGGCAACATCACGCGCGAACGCATTCGCATCGTCCAGGATGCCGATGCCATCTGGCGCGAAGAAATCAAGAACGCCGGCCTCCATCGCACCATCGGCCAATATTTTGCCGTCCTCACCGACATTGCCACCGTTGGCGTCATGGGCGATCATCGCACCTACGATTGCGTCCTCGGTCTGCGTGCCGTCACCACGAACGACTTCATGACCGCCGAGTGGGCCCGCATTCCTTACGACGTCCTTGACCGCGCCTCCAATCGCATCGTGAACGAAGTCGACGGCGTCAGCCGCGTCGTCTATGACATCACCGGCAAGCCCCCGGCGACGATTGAATGGGAATGA
- a CDS encoding MaoC/PaaZ C-terminal domain-containing protein, protein MSTIKRIRYFDDFTVGETFPIAPIRLDEQDRLAFSTKFEGGTLFPGLSPWHVATAVWGKWVETKTDAGGMVAGMSIDFARWYRNVSVGEILLGTVTISRKRVFSTGDAGSVSFLLSVVDQDRRPILEMEITGKMRLRTPVAPDSQATSAPKQKETEPQSMQTWHPAPFTLSEEEIIAFGLAFDDRPIHVDRDVAAQGPFGELIASGLHSMARLLGLWYATIHEKESAFSDDGTFEILNARWLSPVRAKRTIVPSIALTKKEPAPDGRAVLYFTNQLCDIRESPLVLCHIRTLRSTGIQS, encoded by the coding sequence ATGTCTACGATAAAGCGAATTCGCTATTTTGACGACTTTACCGTCGGCGAGACATTTCCGATCGCACCGATACGCCTTGACGAACAGGATCGTCTGGCGTTTTCCACAAAGTTTGAAGGCGGTACGCTCTTTCCCGGCCTATCCCCTTGGCATGTGGCGACCGCCGTCTGGGGAAAATGGGTGGAGACGAAAACGGATGCCGGCGGGATGGTGGCCGGCATGAGCATTGATTTTGCCCGCTGGTATCGAAACGTATCGGTCGGCGAAATACTCCTCGGCACCGTCACCATTTCCCGCAAGCGCGTTTTCTCCACCGGGGATGCCGGAAGCGTCTCCTTTTTGCTTTCCGTCGTAGACCAAGACCGTCGGCCCATTCTGGAGATGGAAATTACCGGCAAAATGCGGCTCCGCACACCGGTAGCACCCGATTCGCAAGCAACCTCTGCGCCGAAACAAAAGGAAACCGAACCGCAGAGCATGCAAACGTGGCATCCTGCGCCGTTCACGCTGTCGGAAGAAGAAATCATCGCCTTCGGCCTGGCGTTTGATGATCGCCCCATTCATGTGGATCGCGACGTTGCCGCCCAAGGTCCTTTCGGGGAGCTGATCGCCTCGGGATTGCATTCCATGGCGCGTCTTCTCGGCCTGTGGTATGCAACCATCCACGAAAAAGAAAGCGCATTTTCCGACGATGGTACATTCGAAATTCTCAATGCCCGCTGGCTTTCGCCGGTGAGAGCGAAACGTACCATCGTTCCATCCATTGCACTTACAAAAAAAGAACCTGCGCCGGATGGACGCGCGGTTCTTTATTTTACAAATCAACTATGCGATATACGGGAAAGCCCCCTCGTTCTCTGCCACATCCGAACGCTCCGATCAACAGGTATCCAATCCTAA
- a CDS encoding Cof-type HAD-IIB family hydrolase produces the protein MTKTILLPNGHPLRLIASDMDGTILQSDLTIEQRTKELLIAWQEEGIRLTLISGRPIQSMMRYARELQMDRHEGVIIGANGGHAYQLGVEKELWRHTLTIASAQHYFQLWKPFLLTLIAYGREKIYVDVPKREGLTYFGISMEKGLERIEKVTSMKVEHYDLSTPLPEEPVKACVLGDRSLILKAQAMVKDDYEADIYGAFSAETYFEAMMRGINKGTGLQEYADRYDIMPDEIVAFGDEDNDIPMLAYAGVSVAMEKASDRAAATAKYRTGSNNAGGIYQFLARLMPER, from the coding sequence ATGACAAAAACGATACTCCTTCCGAACGGACATCCGTTGCGTCTGATCGCATCGGATATGGATGGTACCATCCTCCAGTCGGACCTAACGATTGAGCAGCGTACCAAAGAGTTGCTCATTGCCTGGCAAGAAGAGGGCATTCGACTGACCTTAATTTCCGGGCGCCCCATTCAGAGCATGATGCGCTATGCGCGCGAATTGCAAATGGATCGCCACGAAGGCGTCATCATCGGCGCAAACGGCGGGCATGCCTACCAACTGGGCGTGGAAAAGGAACTTTGGCGACACACCCTGACAATTGCATCCGCACAGCACTATTTTCAGCTATGGAAGCCATTTCTATTGACATTGATCGCCTATGGACGCGAGAAAATTTATGTAGACGTGCCGAAACGAGAAGGGCTTACCTACTTTGGGATATCCATGGAAAAGGGACTGGAACGCATTGAAAAAGTGACGTCGATGAAAGTGGAACACTATGACTTGAGTACGCCGCTTCCGGAGGAACCGGTAAAAGCTTGCGTTTTAGGCGACCGTTCGCTGATTTTAAAGGCGCAGGCCATGGTAAAAGATGACTATGAAGCCGATATCTACGGCGCGTTTTCGGCGGAAACGTATTTTGAGGCCATGATGCGTGGCATCAACAAGGGCACCGGGTTGCAGGAATATGCGGATCGCTATGACATCATGCCGGATGAAATCGTGGCCTTTGGGGACGAAGATAATGATATTCCCATGTTGGCCTATGCCGGGGTGAGTGTGGCGATGGAAAAAGCCTCCGATCGAGCGGCGGCAACAGCGAAGTACCGCACGGGATCCAATAATGCCGGCGGAATTTACCAGTTTTTGGCGCGGCTTATGCCGGAAAGGTAG
- the ppk1 gene encoding polyphosphate kinase 1, with amino-acid sequence MSEQRTVQPNEDKLRENKKQAKGSDTSFTQNRELSWLEFNRHVLQESTDPRVPLYERFKFIAIFTSNLSEFFRVRVGSLMNLKEWKGNVLDNKTGWNADEQLSHVFAEMPQLYAERDAAFAQLSDALELSGVHHKSMENLTKSEAKFIASYYETNVLPLLSPLIINARHPFPHMVNQMLYIFCDVEDLKGIEYYALIGVPAWISPIVFFPEGASYVLLEEIIMDQAATLLSGFKIKDSAVISLTRNADIDLDDGIDEMEGNLLQAMKKAIKKRNRLAPVRLEIQGSLPKASIKFLLKYHRLDNTQVYFSKAPLRMKYVFAIEDLLTPKQKDQLCYRSFAPQPSPMFLPDVPVIDQVFQEDKLLHYPYESMEPFLRMLKEAAQDPTVISISITIYRMASISKVAEYLAMAAENGKDVLALMELRARFDEENNIDYSERLEQAGCTVIYGLEDYKVHSKICHIALYREGKVREITQIGTGNYNEKTAKQYTDLSYFTADERIGADAGAFFKNMLISKVDGRYDKLCVAPTGIKPMLLTLIDREILRVKNGEDARILLKCNSITERDLMDKLSEASNAGVHIVMIVRGICCLLPGIPGKTENIRVLSVVGRFLEHHRIYCFGANREDMYISSADLMTRNLVNRVEIAVPIQQDAIRQRISHILDVFLADDAKARELFSDGSYRRVQGTKGLSAQSRFMEEAEDAAGRFREELRAREKPVSAPATTPKQTPAPAPAPKLTPAPTTAPKPTPAPAAEPKPTPAPAPASIPTSAPAAEPKPTLAPVTAPTPKVTPKTEKTQKAGEVTRHGTLHQAIQAATQKPQQPPVAPVTQKPQQTDHADVTTQKPQNTISVPASEETGKEDNAQTAAKAAPTESASTSNKEKSAPKAAEPRSLWQKIKAFFHRG; translated from the coding sequence ATGAGCGAACAACGTACCGTACAACCAAATGAGGACAAATTACGCGAAAACAAGAAGCAAGCCAAGGGCTCGGATACCAGTTTTACCCAGAATCGCGAGCTTTCCTGGCTGGAATTTAATCGCCACGTCCTGCAGGAAAGTACCGATCCTCGTGTTCCACTTTATGAGCGTTTTAAGTTTATCGCCATTTTTACTAGCAATCTCAGCGAATTCTTCCGGGTGCGCGTCGGATCGCTTATGAATTTAAAGGAATGGAAGGGTAATGTTCTTGACAACAAGACGGGCTGGAATGCCGATGAGCAGCTTTCCCATGTCTTTGCGGAAATGCCGCAGCTCTATGCTGAACGCGATGCCGCTTTCGCACAATTAAGCGATGCGCTGGAGCTTTCCGGTGTGCATCACAAAAGCATGGAAAACCTGACCAAGTCGGAGGCGAAATTCATTGCCAGCTATTATGAAACCAATGTTTTGCCGCTTTTGTCGCCGCTGATTATCAATGCGCGTCATCCATTCCCACACATGGTCAACCAAATGCTGTATATATTCTGCGACGTGGAAGACCTCAAGGGCATCGAGTATTATGCTCTCATCGGCGTCCCGGCCTGGATCTCACCCATTGTTTTCTTTCCGGAAGGAGCCTCGTATGTGCTGCTGGAAGAAATCATTATGGATCAAGCGGCGACGCTGCTGAGCGGCTTCAAGATTAAGGATTCCGCCGTCATTTCATTAACACGCAATGCGGATATCGATCTGGATGACGGCATCGACGAGATGGAGGGCAACCTTTTACAGGCCATGAAAAAGGCGATAAAAAAGCGGAATCGTCTTGCACCGGTGCGTCTGGAAATTCAGGGTTCGCTTCCGAAAGCATCCATTAAATTCCTGTTGAAATATCACCGTCTAGACAATACCCAGGTATATTTCAGCAAGGCCCCCTTGCGCATGAAATACGTCTTCGCGATTGAGGATCTGTTAACGCCCAAGCAGAAAGATCAGCTCTGCTATCGGTCCTTCGCGCCACAGCCTTCCCCCATGTTTTTGCCCGATGTGCCCGTCATTGACCAGGTGTTTCAGGAGGATAAGCTGCTGCACTATCCGTATGAGTCGATGGAGCCATTCCTTCGCATGTTAAAAGAAGCGGCGCAGGATCCGACCGTGATCTCTATTTCCATTACCATCTATCGTATGGCCTCCATTTCCAAGGTGGCGGAATATTTAGCCATGGCAGCGGAAAATGGCAAGGATGTGCTGGCCCTGATGGAATTGCGAGCTCGTTTCGATGAAGAAAACAACATAGACTACTCGGAACGTCTGGAACAGGCGGGCTGCACCGTGATTTACGGTCTCGAAGACTACAAGGTGCATTCCAAAATCTGTCATATTGCACTCTACCGGGAAGGCAAAGTACGCGAGATCACGCAGATCGGAACCGGCAATTACAACGAAAAAACGGCAAAGCAATACACCGATTTAAGCTACTTCACGGCGGATGAGCGCATCGGTGCGGATGCCGGAGCCTTTTTCAAAAACATGCTCATCAGCAAAGTCGACGGCCGCTATGACAAATTATGCGTTGCTCCTACGGGCATTAAGCCGATGTTGTTGACGCTGATTGATCGCGAGATTTTGCGGGTCAAAAACGGCGAAGATGCGCGCATCCTCTTGAAATGCAATTCCATCACCGAACGCGATCTGATGGACAAGCTTTCCGAGGCCTCGAACGCCGGCGTTCATATTGTGATGATTGTTCGAGGCATCTGCTGTCTTTTGCCCGGCATCCCCGGCAAAACCGAAAATATTCGGGTGCTGTCCGTAGTCGGCCGTTTTTTGGAACATCACCGCATTTATTGCTTCGGTGCGAACCGCGAAGATATGTATATTTCTTCTGCCGATCTGATGACGCGCAATTTAGTGAATCGCGTCGAAATCGCCGTGCCGATTCAGCAGGATGCCATTCGACAACGCATCAGTCATATTTTGGATGTGTTTCTGGCCGATGATGCCAAGGCACGGGAGCTCTTCTCCGACGGCAGCTATCGCCGCGTACAAGGAACAAAAGGTCTCTCCGCACAATCCCGCTTCATGGAAGAAGCGGAGGACGCCGCAGGAAGATTCCGGGAAGAATTGCGGGCAAGAGAAAAGCCGGTCTCTGCGCCCGCTACTACACCAAAACAGACGCCCGCACCGGCACCCGCGCCAAAACTGACCCCTGCACCCACTACTGCACCAAAACCGACACCTGCACCTGCGGCCGAACCGAAGCCGACGCCTGCGCCCGCGCCTGCATCAATACCGACATCGGCACCCGCGGCCGAACCAAAGCCAACGCTCGCACCCGTAACAGCTCCAACGCCTAAAGTAACACCGAAAACGGAAAAGACACAAAAAGCAGGCGAGGTGACTCGTCACGGTACTCTACACCAAGCCATCCAGGCTGCAACACAAAAACCGCAGCAACCGCCAGTCGCGCCTGTGACACAAAAGCCGCAGCAGACAGACCATGCTGACGTCACAACACAAAAACCACAAAACACGATTTCTGTTCCGGCATCGGAAGAAACAGGCAAAGAGGATAACGCGCAGACGGCCGCAAAAGCAGCGCCAACTGAAAGCGCGTCAACGTCTAACAAGGAAAAAAGTGCGCCAAAAGCTGCCGAACCACGTAGCTTGTGGCAAAAAATTAAGGCGTTTTTCCATCGCGGATGA
- the tadA gene encoding tRNA adenosine(34) deaminase TadA: MRFMRRAQLKKVLRGPKGRQRPMAVVCFPRRVIDRHYMRRALRLARWAASLGEVPVGAVLVCRGVVVAEGINRVERDHNGLAHAELLLLEAAGRRYGRRLTEMTLYVTLEPCVMCAGAMLHARLGRLVYGADDPERGGCGSQFAILGHGDNLHAFPVTSGLYADVSANLLRTFFQKRRAEGRRNTEK; the protein is encoded by the coding sequence ATGCGATTCATGCGTCGTGCGCAATTAAAGAAGGTTTTGCGCGGACCGAAGGGGAGGCAGCGTCCCATGGCGGTCGTCTGTTTCCCGCGCCGCGTGATAGACCGACACTATATGCGTCGCGCGTTGCGTTTAGCACGGTGGGCAGCATCCTTGGGCGAAGTGCCTGTCGGTGCTGTTTTAGTATGCCGTGGCGTCGTAGTGGCGGAAGGCATCAACCGCGTCGAACGCGATCATAACGGACTCGCGCATGCAGAATTATTGCTTCTGGAAGCTGCCGGTCGTCGATACGGACGTCGGTTGACCGAGATGACACTCTATGTCACGTTGGAACCTTGTGTGATGTGCGCCGGCGCCATGCTTCATGCGCGTCTCGGTCGCCTTGTTTACGGCGCCGATGACCCGGAACGCGGCGGCTGCGGATCCCAGTTTGCCATTCTCGGCCATGGGGATAATCTGCATGCCTTTCCGGTCACATCCGGGCTCTATGCGGACGTTTCCGCAAATCTTCTTCGGACTTTTTTTCAAAAACGCCGTGCCGAGGGCAGGCGAAACACCGAGAAATAA